In candidate division TA06 bacterium, a single genomic region encodes these proteins:
- a CDS encoding MGMT family protein, with amino-acid sequence MTFSSQIISLIKRIPRGKVASYGQIAALAGNPRGARAVIWLLHSSSGKEKLPWHRVINGQGTISLKPGNGYEEQRALLESEGVEFGLQGKIDLKRYLWPGPPAKQGRRKQ; translated from the coding sequence ATGACCTTCTCCTCCCAAATAATCTCCCTCATCAAACGCATCCCGCGCGGCAAAGTAGCCTCCTACGGCCAGATCGCGGCCCTGGCCGGCAATCCAAGAGGCGCCCGGGCGGTCATCTGGCTGCTGCATTCCAGCTCGGGCAAGGAAAAGCTTCCCTGGCACCGGGTCATCAACGGCCAGGGGACTATTTCACTAAAGCCCGGAAACGGATACGAGGAACAGCGGGCCCTGCTGGAAAGCGAAGGAGTGGAGTTCGGCCTGCAGGGGAAAATAGACCTTAAAAGATACCTGTGGCCGGGACCGCCTGCCAAACAAGGCCGGAGAAAACAATAG